In Cellulomonas sp. JZ18, the DNA window GTCATCGGCGTCTCCGTGGACGAGCACGTCACCGCCGGGCGGTGGTCGTTGCGGACGGGCGAGCAGCGCTGGTCCTACCGCAGCCCCGACGCGTTGCCGGGTGGGCACGCGCAGCAGTCGTTCGCGCTCGGCGACGACCTGCTGACGGCGTCGTTCGGGAGCTGGGAGGTCGTCCTCGACGCGCGCACGGGCGAGGTCGTGGCCGACGCGGCGCACGGCGATCGAGAGGTCGTGGTGGAGCCGGGCACGGGTCGGGCCCTGCCCACCGAGCCGTCCGACGAGGACCCCGCCCAGGAGGTCGCACGGATCGGGCTCGAGGACGGCGCGGTCGCGGTGGTCCGCCTCGGCGACGGCAGCGTGCGCACCGAGGTGAGCGAGGCGGACGGCACGGTGCTGTGGGAGCGCGACGGGCACGTGTTCCCGCCGGCCGTGGACGACGGCACGGCCCCCGGGCTGCTGCTGATGACGTCCCCGGAGGGCGGCGGCCTGCAGGGCGTCGACGCGCGCAGCGGTCACGTGCGGTGGGAGCAGGAGGCCGTCGGCTCCGGGGCCACCGGGCAGCCGCTGGTGCTCTCCTCGCTCGTCCTGGTCCCGACCGGCTCAGGCAGATCCGCGTCCGGGGGCTCCACCGGGATGGTCGCCCTGGACTCCGGCTCGGGCGCGGTCGTGTGGGAGCACACGGCCGGCGACGTCGCGGGGTGGGACGTCGTGACCGACGGGCACCGCGTGCTCACCCTCGAGGACGGCGACGGCGCGGCGCACCTCGTCGCACGGGACGTCCGCACCGGCACCGTCGTGTGGTCGGTGCGGGCCCCCGCCGACGCCCACAGCCTCTGGCCGCTCGGTGACCACGGCGTCCTGGTGGTGGGGGACGACCACTGGACGGCGTTCCGGCCGCCGGACGGCCGGACCCGGTGACGACCGCGTGACGGCGCCGGGTCCGGCCGTCCCCTGCTCACAGCAGCTCGACGCGGTCCGCCTGCGGTCCCCGGTCGCTCTGCCGCACCGAGAAGCGGACGCGGTCGCCCTCCTCCAGCACCTCGCCGCCCTGCACGACCGAGACGTGCACGAACAGGTCGTCGCCGCCCGCGTCCGGGGTGATGAAGCCGAAGCCGCGGTCCGCGTCGTAGCGCGCGACGACGCCCTCGCCGCCGCGGACGGGTGCGCCGGACGACGCGGGGCGTGCCGGACGGCCACGCTCCGACGGCGCGGGCCGGCCGCGACCGGCCGACGCGGGCGCGCGCCGCGGTCCCGTGCCGCCCACGAGCCGCACCTCACGGGCCTGCGGACCCCGGTCGCTCTCGGCGACGTCGAACGTGATGCGGTCGCCCTCGACGAGCTCGGTCACCCCCATGAGCGCGCGGGCGTGCACGAAGACGTCCTCGCCGCCGTCGTCGCGGACGGCGAAGCCGAAGCCCTTCTCCGCGTCGTAGAACGTCACGGTGCCGTCGGCCCCGTCGGACGCCGCGGCCTGGCGCCCGGCCTCGGGGCCCAGCGGCAGCAGGTGGTCCGCCTGCGGCCCCTTCTCGCCGGGCACGACCAGGAACGCGACCCGCTGCCCCTCGGTGATCACACCACCGCCGACGATGGCCGAGCTGTGCACGAAGATCTCCGCGCCGCCGCCGTCGGGGCTGACGAACCCGTAGCCCTTCGCCGGCTCGTACCAGCTGACGGTGCCGAGCACCCCGAGCGCGGCGCCGGCGGCCACGTCGCCCGTGACGCGCACGCGGCGCGCCACCGGGCCACGGTCGCCCTCGCCCAGCTCGAACTCGACGGTCTGCCCCTCGCGGAGCACCCGCGGCCCGGCGTCGCCGACGATCTCGGACGCGTGGACGAACAGGTCCTCGGCGTCCTCCCCGAGGTCGAGGAAGCCGAACCCCCGCTCGGCGTCGAACCAACGGACGGTTGCCTGGGGCACGGTGACTCCTCCATCAAGGCGGCGGTTGCTGCTGCCTCCAGTGTCCCTGACGGGACGCGGCCCGCCGTCCGGCAGCATGTCCCGCGACGTGGTCCGCCGGCGGAGGGAAGCCCATGAGGGTCGACGGGACGAGCTCGCTCGTCGTGAGCAGCACCAACGCCTCCGGTCTCACCACGGTCCTGTACCTGCGCGACCGCGTCGACCCGTCGGCGCTGGGCGAGTTCCCGCCGCTGACCCCCGCGGTGCGACCGCTGCCGCGCGTGGACGTCCCGGCCGGCGCGTGGCAGGAGTGGGTCGCCGACGTCGAGCGCGCCCCCACGGCCGGACTTCTCGTCGCACCGCGCACGCCCGTGCTGGCGGAGCTGCTGGAGCGGCACCGGTGCGCGGCGGCTGACTGGCGCGACGAGCACGACGACGACGGCGTGATCGCGCGCTACCGGCCGTCGTGGCTCTCCCCGCTCCTGGCAGCACGCGGCGGGCACGGCGCGTTCGCGTGCGAGGTCCTGCCGGTGCGCGGGGTGTGGTGGCGGGACGTGTCACCGCGCCGGGTGCTCGTCTCGCAGGCCGCCTACGACGACCACGCCCTCATGGACCGCCTCTGGCGGGAGCGGATCGTCCGGCTGCTGCCCTGACCCGCCACGAGGCCGGCGCGGACGTGCGCAGTACAGTCCCCCTCGTCGCGCGCGCTCTCCGCGCCGACCGAGCGGGCCCCGAACCAGAGGGACACCACACGATGCGTCACGAGACCCCCACGGACCCGGCTCCCGACGCGCCCGGCGGCGGACGGGAGGGGTGGTCCCGGCCGGTCTCCGCCGGCGTGGTCTCGGCGCTGGTCGGCTTCACCAGCGCGTTCGTCGTCGTGCTGGCGGGGCTCACGAGCGTCGGCGCGGACCCGGACCAGGCGTCCAGCGGGCTGCTCGCGGTCAGCGTCACGATGGGCCTGTCGTGCATCGTGCTCGCGTGGTCCACGCGGATGCCGATCACGGCCGCGTGGTCGACCCCCGGTGCCGCGCTGCTCGCGACGACCGGGGCCGTGGACGGCGGCTGGCCGGCGGCGGTCGGGGCCTTCCTCGTCACCGGCGCCCTCGTCGTCCTGACCGGTCTCGTGCCGCAGCTCGGTGCGCTGATCGCCCGCATCCCCGCCTCGGTCGCGCAGGCGATGCTCGCGGGCGTCCTGCTGCAGCTCTGCCTCGGGCCCGTCACGGGGCTCGCGGCGAACCCGGCCGGCGTCGTGCCCGTCGTGGTCGTCTGGCTGCTCGCGCTGCGGCTCGCACCGCGCTGGGCGGCGCCCCTCGCGTTCGTCACCGCGGCCGTCGTCATCGGGGTGCACGTCGTGACCTCCGGCGTGGCGGTCGACGCCGCCGCCCTCGTGCCGCGCGTCGAGCTCACCGCGCCGACGCTCACCCCCGGGGCCGTCGTCGGCGTCGCCCTGCCGCTGTGGCTCGTGACGATGGCGTCGCAGAACGTGCCGGGCGTCGCGGTGATGAAGGGCCTCGGCTACGAGGTGCCGTGGCGCCGCTCGATGCTCGTGACCGGGACCGCGACCGTGGTGGGCGCACCGGCCGGGGGGCACGCCGTCAACCTCGCCGCGATCAGTGCGGCGCTCGCGGCCGGCCCAGAGGCCGGCGCGGACCGCGCCCGGCGCTGGGTCGCCAGCGTGACCGCCGGCGTCGTCCTCGTCGTGCTCGGCGTCGCCTCCGCGGCGTTCGGCACCCTCGTGGCGCTGGCGCCCGCCGGCGTCGTCCCCGCCGTCGCCGGGCTCGCCCTGCTCGGCACGCTCGCCGCCTCGCTGCGGGCGGCGCTCGCGGCGCCGGCCGAGCAGCTCCCCGCCGTCGTCGTCTTCGCGACCGCCGCCTCGGGCGTCGCCGTCGCGGGTGTGAGCGCCGCGTTCTGGGCCCTGCTCGCCGGGCTCGTCGTCCGAGCGGTGCTCGGGGTGCGACGGCCACGCGGGGGCGACGTGCCCGACCCGGTGGACGACCGGCCGGCACGGCACGCAGGCCCGCAGCCCGCCGAGGGCGCGGTCGCGG includes these proteins:
- a CDS encoding PQQ-binding-like beta-propeller repeat protein — its product is MARGRGSQAAVELVEEGVEGAVPGDDAAPPVARRPRLRHWRWAAGAGVLAVAVAALAQAWVERADEQRLARVAGVGPSLEEPLVQSWQAGFRGSVGVHEDTLIAVAPDGQGIVALDARDGTVRWRQERVTEASMCQLTSQDAPPAVAATGPTAGTAAPEPVLVACFSSGGSGATTVHVLDPATGSLEQTLLVGDGTSSWTLSGADLVVIGVSVDEHVTAGRWSLRTGEQRWSYRSPDALPGGHAQQSFALGDDLLTASFGSWEVVLDARTGEVVADAAHGDREVVVEPGTGRALPTEPSDEDPAQEVARIGLEDGAVAVVRLGDGSVRTEVSEADGTVLWERDGHVFPPAVDDGTAPGLLLMTSPEGGGLQGVDARSGHVRWEQEAVGSGATGQPLVLSSLVLVPTGSGRSASGGSTGMVALDSGSGAVVWEHTAGDVAGWDVVTDGHRVLTLEDGDGAAHLVARDVRTGTVVWSVRAPADAHSLWPLGDHGVLVVGDDHWTAFRPPDGRTR
- a CDS encoding cold-shock protein — its product is MPQATVRWFDAERGFGFLDLGEDAEDLFVHASEIVGDAGPRVLREGQTVEFELGEGDRGPVARRVRVTGDVAAGAALGVLGTVSWYEPAKGYGFVSPDGGGAEIFVHSSAIVGGGVITEGQRVAFLVVPGEKGPQADHLLPLGPEAGRQAAASDGADGTVTFYDAEKGFGFAVRDDGGEDVFVHARALMGVTELVEGDRITFDVAESDRGPQAREVRLVGGTGPRRAPASAGRGRPAPSERGRPARPASSGAPVRGGEGVVARYDADRGFGFITPDAGGDDLFVHVSVVQGGEVLEEGDRVRFSVRQSDRGPQADRVELL
- a CDS encoding benzoate/H(+) symporter BenE family transporter, whose translation is MRHETPTDPAPDAPGGGREGWSRPVSAGVVSALVGFTSAFVVVLAGLTSVGADPDQASSGLLAVSVTMGLSCIVLAWSTRMPITAAWSTPGAALLATTGAVDGGWPAAVGAFLVTGALVVLTGLVPQLGALIARIPASVAQAMLAGVLLQLCLGPVTGLAANPAGVVPVVVVWLLALRLAPRWAAPLAFVTAAVVIGVHVVTSGVAVDAAALVPRVELTAPTLTPGAVVGVALPLWLVTMASQNVPGVAVMKGLGYEVPWRRSMLVTGTATVVGAPAGGHAVNLAAISAALAAGPEAGADRARRWVASVTAGVVLVVLGVASAAFGTLVALAPAGVVPAVAGLALLGTLAASLRAALAAPAEQLPAVVVFATAASGVAVAGVSAAFWALLAGLVVRAVLGVRRPRGGDVPDPVDDRPARHAGPQPAEGAVAARVHGGRDA